A region of Streptomyces sp. NBC_01267 DNA encodes the following proteins:
- a CDS encoding DEAD/DEAH box helicase, with protein MPAAGTVPAAGPGPAGLIRGAAVFLPAVLPRDGRFAFWDPDGEVSGPDELAVVRRQGAAVRRRTVPAVLLSVAEALPLLVAARHSPVAHPAVRCWGAAALHALQLVARGRLLPGLTADDHDAWRAGPLDAEDIAHLRAIAAAMPPEAHATPLPGRTPMELPEPPGLIRAFYDAVADTLPRTPAAPHAAGAAYAAREAQQLPGLREWAAEVAAGSDAGVQVSLRLDLSGFELFDQADRTDGTDRGGDTAEVERRAGAAVVQVHSLADPTLVIDAGRLWAGDGDKHFGPRVRIDAVLALRRAARVWPPLARLLERPVPDVLPLSEEELYELLGPAAARLAAAGVAVHWPRELARSLTATAVVRSAPGSATDGTSFFDTEHLFSFSWQLALGDDRLTDAEMDVLAEAHRPVVRLRDQWVVVDPALVRKARKRQLGLLAPVDALSAALTGSAEVDGETVEAVPVGALAALHSRLTTDAAPLPQPTGLDATLRDYQLRGLGWLDLMTSLGLGGCLADDMGLGKTITLIALHLHRARREPTLVVCPASLLGNWQREIARFAPGVPVRRFHGTDRSLDDTGGGFVLTTYGTMRTSAAELAAHPWGMVVADEAQHIKNPHAATAKALRTIPAPARVALTGTPVENNLSELWALLDWTTPGLLGPLKTFRARHARIVENGEEDGAVERLARLVRPFLLRRKKSDPGIAPELPPKTETDHPVSLTREQASLYQAVVRESMAVIEADEGAGRRAQIMKLLTALKQICNHPAQYLKEGPSRLAGRSGKLALLDELLDTILSEGGSVLVFTQYVAMARLLSDHLTARGVPSQLLHGGTPVARREEMVDRFQAGESPVFLLSLKAAGTGLNLTRAGHVIHYDRWWNPAVEEQATDRAYRIGQTQPVQVHRLIAEGTVEDRIADMLTAKRALADAVLGSGESALTELGDAELADLVSLRRPS; from the coding sequence GTGCCTGCCGCCGGGACCGTGCCTGCCGCCGGGCCGGGGCCGGCCGGGCTCATCAGAGGGGCCGCGGTGTTCCTCCCCGCCGTGCTGCCACGGGACGGCCGCTTCGCCTTCTGGGACCCCGACGGTGAGGTGTCCGGGCCCGACGAGCTCGCGGTCGTGCGACGCCAGGGCGCAGCGGTCCGGCGCCGGACCGTCCCTGCGGTGCTGCTGTCCGTCGCCGAGGCGCTGCCGCTGCTGGTGGCGGCCCGGCACTCCCCGGTGGCCCATCCGGCCGTCCGCTGCTGGGGCGCGGCGGCGCTGCACGCCCTGCAGCTGGTCGCGCGCGGTCGGCTGCTCCCCGGCCTGACCGCCGACGACCACGACGCCTGGCGAGCCGGACCGCTGGACGCGGAGGACATCGCACACCTGCGGGCCATCGCCGCAGCCATGCCACCGGAGGCACACGCCACGCCGCTTCCCGGGCGCACCCCCATGGAACTGCCCGAGCCACCGGGACTGATCCGGGCGTTCTACGACGCCGTCGCCGACACCCTGCCCCGCACCCCGGCGGCACCGCACGCGGCCGGGGCCGCCTACGCGGCCCGTGAGGCCCAGCAGCTGCCCGGACTGCGGGAGTGGGCGGCGGAGGTGGCAGCCGGGTCGGACGCCGGGGTGCAGGTCTCGCTGCGCCTCGACCTCTCCGGGTTCGAACTCTTCGACCAGGCCGACCGGACCGACGGGACCGACCGGGGCGGGGACACCGCGGAAGTGGAGCGCCGGGCGGGTGCGGCCGTCGTCCAGGTGCACAGCCTCGCCGACCCGACCCTCGTGATCGACGCCGGGCGGCTCTGGGCGGGGGACGGCGACAAGCACTTCGGGCCGCGGGTGCGGATCGACGCGGTACTGGCGCTGCGGCGCGCGGCCCGGGTCTGGCCCCCGCTGGCCCGGCTCCTGGAGCGCCCGGTGCCCGACGTACTGCCGCTGTCCGAGGAGGAGCTGTACGAGCTGCTCGGCCCGGCGGCGGCCAGGCTCGCCGCGGCGGGGGTGGCCGTGCACTGGCCCAGGGAGCTGGCCCGTTCGCTCACCGCCACCGCAGTCGTACGGTCCGCCCCCGGCTCGGCCACGGACGGCACCTCGTTCTTCGACACCGAGCACCTCTTCTCCTTCAGCTGGCAGTTGGCGCTCGGTGACGACCGGCTGACCGATGCGGAGATGGACGTCCTGGCCGAGGCGCACCGCCCGGTGGTCCGGTTGCGGGACCAGTGGGTGGTGGTTGATCCGGCCCTCGTACGCAAGGCGCGCAAGCGGCAGTTGGGGCTTCTCGCACCCGTGGACGCGCTGTCGGCGGCGCTCACCGGCAGCGCCGAGGTGGACGGCGAGACGGTCGAAGCGGTGCCGGTCGGCGCGCTCGCGGCCCTCCACTCCCGGCTCACCACGGACGCCGCCCCGCTGCCGCAGCCCACCGGCCTGGACGCCACGCTGCGCGACTACCAGCTGCGCGGCCTCGGCTGGCTCGATCTGATGACCTCGCTCGGCCTCGGCGGCTGCCTCGCGGACGACATGGGCCTGGGGAAGACCATCACGCTCATCGCCCTCCACCTGCACCGGGCACGCCGCGAACCGACACTGGTGGTCTGCCCCGCCTCGCTGCTCGGCAACTGGCAGCGGGAGATCGCCCGGTTCGCGCCCGGGGTGCCCGTCCGCCGTTTCCACGGCACGGACCGCTCCCTCGACGACACCGGGGGCGGCTTCGTGCTCACCACCTACGGCACGATGCGCACCAGCGCCGCCGAACTGGCCGCGCACCCCTGGGGCATGGTCGTCGCGGACGAGGCGCAGCACATCAAGAACCCCCACGCGGCCACGGCGAAGGCCCTGCGCACGATCCCCGCCCCGGCCCGCGTCGCCCTCACCGGAACGCCGGTGGAGAACAACCTCTCCGAGCTGTGGGCCCTGCTCGACTGGACGACTCCCGGACTGCTCGGCCCGCTGAAGACCTTCCGCGCCCGCCACGCGAGGATCGTCGAGAACGGCGAGGAGGACGGGGCGGTCGAGCGGCTGGCCCGGCTGGTCCGCCCGTTCCTGCTGCGCCGCAAGAAGTCCGACCCGGGCATCGCCCCCGAACTGCCGCCCAAGACGGAGACCGACCACCCCGTTTCGCTCACCCGTGAACAGGCATCCCTCTACCAGGCCGTGGTCCGTGAATCGATGGCGGTCATCGAGGCCGACGAGGGCGCCGGCCGCCGCGCCCAGATCATGAAGCTGCTCACCGCGCTCAAACAGATCTGCAATCACCCGGCGCAGTACCTGAAAGAGGGGCCCTCGCGGCTCGCGGGCCGCTCGGGCAAGCTCGCGCTCCTCGACGAACTCCTCGACACGATCCTGTCGGAGGGCGGCTCCGTCCTGGTCTTCACCCAGTACGTGGCGATGGCCCGGCTGCTCTCCGACCATCTGACCGCCCGCGGCGTCCCCTCCCAACTCCTGCACGGAGGCACCCCCGTGGCCCGGCGCGAGGAGATGGTGGACCGCTTCCAGGCCGGTGAATCCCCGGTCTTCCTGCTCTCCCTCAAGGCCGCGGGGACGGGCCTGAACCTCACCCGAGCGGGCCATGTCATCCACTACGACCGCTGGTGGAACCCGGCAGTGGAGGAGCAGGCGACCGACCGCGCCTACCGCATCGGCCAGACCCAGCCCGTGCAGGTCCACCGGCTGATCGCGGAGGGTACGGTCGAGGACCGCATCGCCGACATGCTCACCGCCAAGCGGGCGTTGGCGGACGCGGTCCTCGGCTCCGGCGAGAGCGCCCTGACCGAGCTGGGCGACGCGGAACTCGCCGACCTGGTGTCGCTGCGGAGGCCGTCATGA
- a CDS encoding carboxylesterase/lipase family protein, which translates to MTRQGAVRGRMGDEGVASFLGIPYAAPPFGPRRFRAPAAPPSWEGVREAKAYGPTAPKAPYAPPFDTLIPEGRGGDGEDCLNLNVWTPQPGPNGGLPVLVWLHGGGFANGSSSASGYDGSAFARDGVVCVTVNYRLGTDGFLSLDGAPDNRGLLDQIAALEWVRENIESFGGAPDRVTVFGESSGAMGIGVLLGTERAAGLFGRAILQSGAAHHFLRPATAALIAARLAEYLGIEPTADKFAAVPLAELLPAQARLRAEIGRRPDPELWGDAALNVMPFEPVLPGLALPGPECGVQLLVGSNREENRLFMVPTGRLDAITEERLRLALTAYGLDPDRALAVYRATRPQASPGELLDVVATDWFYRIPAVRLAEAVPGSRLYEFAWRSPQFGGRLGACHAAELGFVFDNLRDPSYAAMLGNCPPQSLADTVHGAWVAFATTGDPGWAPYDRAARTTMIFDEESAPRQDPRARERALWEGVR; encoded by the coding sequence ATGACCCGCCAGGGTGCGGTCCGGGGGCGGATGGGCGACGAAGGGGTGGCGTCCTTCCTCGGCATCCCCTACGCGGCGCCGCCCTTCGGCCCGCGCCGGTTCCGTGCACCGGCGGCGCCCCCGTCGTGGGAGGGCGTGCGCGAGGCGAAGGCGTACGGCCCGACCGCGCCCAAGGCTCCGTACGCGCCCCCGTTCGACACGCTCATCCCGGAGGGCCGTGGCGGTGACGGTGAGGACTGTCTGAACCTCAACGTCTGGACGCCGCAGCCGGGGCCCAACGGGGGGCTTCCGGTGCTGGTGTGGCTGCACGGCGGAGGGTTCGCGAACGGTTCGAGTTCGGCGTCCGGCTACGACGGCAGTGCGTTCGCCCGCGACGGTGTGGTCTGTGTGACGGTCAACTACCGGCTCGGCACGGACGGTTTCCTGAGCCTGGACGGAGCGCCGGACAACCGGGGGCTGCTCGACCAGATCGCCGCCCTGGAGTGGGTGCGCGAGAACATCGAGTCCTTCGGCGGCGCTCCCGACCGGGTCACCGTCTTCGGGGAGTCGTCCGGGGCCATGGGCATCGGGGTGCTGCTCGGGACGGAACGGGCGGCCGGGCTGTTCGGCCGGGCGATTCTGCAGAGCGGGGCCGCCCACCACTTCCTGCGGCCCGCGACGGCCGCTCTGATCGCCGCGCGGCTCGCGGAGTACCTGGGGATCGAGCCGACCGCCGATAAGTTCGCCGCTGTGCCGCTCGCGGAGCTGCTGCCCGCCCAGGCCAGGCTGCGCGCCGAGATCGGGCGACGCCCGGATCCGGAGCTGTGGGGCGATGCGGCGCTCAACGTGATGCCCTTCGAGCCGGTGCTCCCCGGGCTCGCCCTGCCGGGTCCGGAGTGCGGTGTCCAGTTGCTCGTCGGCAGCAACCGTGAGGAGAACCGGCTCTTCATGGTCCCGACCGGACGGTTGGACGCGATCACCGAGGAACGGCTGCGGCTCGCGCTGACGGCGTACGGACTCGACCCGGACAGGGCACTCGCCGTCTACCGTGCGACCCGCCCGCAGGCGTCGCCGGGTGAGCTCCTCGACGTAGTGGCGACCGACTGGTTCTACCGGATTCCGGCCGTCCGCCTCGCCGAGGCGGTTCCCGGCTCCCGGCTGTACGAATTCGCCTGGCGTTCCCCGCAGTTCGGCGGCAGGCTCGGCGCCTGCCATGCGGCCGAGCTGGGCTTCGTCTTCGACAACCTCCGCGATCCGTCGTACGCCGCGATGCTCGGGAACTGCCCGCCCCAGAGCCTGGCGGACACCGTGCACGGTGCGTGGGTGGCCTTCGCGACGACCGGAGACCCCGGATGGGCGCCCTACGACCGGGCCGCGCGCACAACGATGATCTTCGACGAGGAGTCCGCTCCCCGCCAGGACCCGCGGGCGCGGGAGCGCGCCTTGTGGGAGGGGGTGCGCTGA
- a CDS encoding class I SAM-dependent methyltransferase: MREGYDGTGPGARTPDGCSVELYRRLPVGSEPDVIASAVPAGASILELGCGAGRVTRPLTERGFAVTAVDESPGMLEQIEGVRTICSPIETLDAGETFDVVMLASYLVHSGDPEVRQGMLRTCRRHVKDEGCVLIQREGPDWHTDVPRERQNDTGGIVRILSATPVGDGVDSMVCEYVYPDATWTQTFLSRPLTREEFAHHLDGAGLVVDRCLTDDGTWVRALPRH; the protein is encoded by the coding sequence ATGCGTGAGGGATATGACGGCACGGGGCCGGGCGCGCGGACGCCCGACGGCTGCTCCGTGGAGTTGTACAGACGCCTGCCGGTCGGCAGCGAACCGGATGTGATCGCTTCGGCTGTCCCGGCCGGAGCGAGCATCCTCGAACTGGGCTGCGGGGCGGGCCGGGTGACCCGCCCGCTGACCGAGCGGGGCTTCGCCGTCACCGCGGTCGACGAGTCGCCAGGAATGCTGGAGCAGATCGAGGGTGTGCGCACGATATGCAGCCCGATCGAGACGCTCGACGCGGGAGAGACCTTCGACGTGGTGATGCTGGCGTCGTACCTGGTGCACTCGGGAGACCCGGAGGTCCGTCAGGGCATGCTGCGTACCTGCCGTCGGCATGTCAAGGACGAGGGCTGTGTGCTGATCCAGCGTGAAGGCCCGGACTGGCACACGGACGTCCCGCGCGAGCGGCAGAACGACACGGGCGGGATCGTGCGGATCCTGTCCGCGACCCCGGTCGGGGACGGCGTGGACTCGATGGTCTGCGAGTACGTCTACCCCGACGCGACGTGGACGCAGACCTTCCTGTCGCGCCCGCTGACCAGGGAGGAGTTCGCGCACCACCTCGACGGGGCGGGGCTCGTCGTGGACCGCTGTCTCACGGACGACGGAACATGGGTGAGGGCGCTGCCCCGGCACTGA
- a CDS encoding tetratricopeptide repeat protein, whose product MSHSNPETHVIDYRAAEALLAARDPRGAVKLLDEVIAAHPENTAARLLRARAFFAAAQLRPAELEFQLVLEREPDNAFAHFALARTFERAGRPEQARRHFRLAAALDPKPEYLEAARFDSEGRSGG is encoded by the coding sequence ATGTCCCACAGCAACCCCGAGACCCACGTCATCGACTACCGGGCGGCGGAAGCGCTGCTGGCGGCCCGTGATCCGCGCGGCGCCGTGAAGCTGCTCGACGAGGTCATCGCCGCCCACCCGGAGAACACGGCGGCCCGTCTGCTGCGGGCGCGCGCGTTCTTCGCCGCTGCCCAACTGCGCCCGGCCGAGCTGGAGTTCCAGCTGGTACTGGAGCGGGAGCCGGACAACGCCTTCGCGCATTTCGCCCTGGCCCGTACCTTCGAGCGGGCCGGCCGTCCGGAACAGGCCAGGCGCCACTTCCGGTTGGCCGCCGCGCTCGATCCGAAGCCGGAGTACCTGGAAGCGGCCCGCTTCGATTCGGAGGGCCGGTCCGGGGGCTGA
- the coaE gene encoding dephospho-CoA kinase → MLKVGLTGGIGAGKSEVSRLLVSYGAVLIDADRIAREVVEPGTPGLAAVVEAFGESVLTAEGSLDRPKLGSIVFADADRLATLNAIVHPLVGARSAELEGLAGADSIVIHDVPLLTENGLAPLYDLVIVVDASPGTQLDRLVRLRGMRESEARARMAAQAGREERREIADLLIDNDGPLEALEPQVRTVWAQLSERAAGRAGG, encoded by the coding sequence ATGCTGAAAGTGGGGTTGACCGGTGGAATCGGCGCCGGAAAGAGCGAAGTGTCCCGGCTGCTCGTCTCGTACGGAGCGGTGCTGATCGACGCCGACCGGATCGCGCGCGAGGTGGTCGAGCCCGGAACTCCCGGGCTGGCGGCCGTCGTCGAGGCGTTCGGGGAGTCGGTCCTCACGGCCGAAGGAAGCCTGGACCGGCCGAAGCTCGGTTCGATCGTCTTCGCCGACGCGGACCGGCTCGCGACGCTGAACGCGATCGTCCACCCGCTCGTCGGAGCCCGCTCCGCGGAGCTGGAGGGCCTTGCGGGAGCGGACTCGATCGTCATCCACGACGTGCCCCTGCTGACCGAGAACGGTCTCGCCCCGCTCTACGACCTGGTGATCGTGGTCGACGCGTCGCCCGGGACACAGCTCGACCGGTTGGTACGGCTGCGCGGCATGCGGGAATCCGAGGCCCGCGCCAGGATGGCAGCCCAGGCCGGCCGGGAAGAACGCAGGGAGATCGCAGATCTCCTGATCGACAACGACGGCCCCCTGGAGGCCCTGGAGCCGCAGGTCCGCACGGTCTGGGCGCAGCTGTCCGAGCGGGCAGCAGGCCGGGCGGGCGGCTGA
- a CDS encoding PAC2 family protein, whose product MLDPQDLYAWEPKGLAVVDVALAQESAGLVMLYHFDGYIDAGETGDQIVEGLLDTLPHQVVARFDHDRLVDYRARRPLLTFKRDQWADYETPALEVRLVQDATGAPFLLLSGPEPDVEWERFAAAVEQIVERLGVRISVNFHGIPMGVPHTRPVGITPHGNRTDLMPGHRSPFDEAQVPGSAEALVEYRLAQSGHDVLGVAAHVPHYVARSSYPDAALTALEAVTGATGLVLPGVAHSLRTEAQRTQDEIERQIGEGDEELVALVQGLEHQYDALAGSETRGNLVAEAVDLPSADEIGREFERFLAEREGEL is encoded by the coding sequence GTGCTGGATCCGCAAGATTTGTACGCATGGGAGCCGAAGGGCCTGGCAGTCGTCGATGTGGCGCTCGCGCAGGAGTCGGCCGGACTTGTCATGCTCTACCACTTCGACGGGTACATCGACGCGGGCGAGACCGGCGACCAGATCGTCGAGGGGCTGCTGGACACCCTCCCCCATCAGGTGGTGGCCCGCTTCGACCACGACCGGCTCGTGGACTACCGGGCACGCCGCCCCCTGCTGACCTTCAAGCGCGACCAGTGGGCGGACTACGAGACACCGGCCCTCGAAGTGCGTCTGGTGCAGGACGCGACAGGAGCGCCCTTCCTGCTGCTGTCGGGCCCCGAGCCCGACGTCGAGTGGGAGCGGTTCGCAGCAGCGGTGGAGCAGATCGTCGAGCGGCTCGGCGTACGCATCTCGGTGAACTTCCACGGCATCCCGATGGGCGTCCCGCACACCCGCCCGGTCGGCATCACTCCGCACGGCAACCGCACCGACCTGATGCCGGGGCACCGGTCCCCGTTCGACGAGGCGCAGGTACCGGGCAGCGCGGAGGCGCTGGTCGAGTACCGGCTGGCGCAGTCCGGGCACGACGTGCTCGGCGTCGCCGCCCACGTGCCGCACTACGTCGCACGCTCCTCGTACCCGGACGCCGCGCTGACCGCGCTCGAAGCCGTCACGGGAGCGACCGGGCTCGTGCTGCCGGGAGTCGCACACTCCCTGCGTACGGAGGCGCAGCGCACCCAGGACGAGATCGAGCGCCAGATCGGCGAGGGCGACGAGGAACTGGTCGCACTCGTCCAGGGACTTGAGCACCAGTACGACGCGCTGGCCGGATCGGAGACCCGCGGCAATCTGGTCGCCGAGGCGGTCGATCTGCCGTCGGCCGACGAGATCGGCCGCGAGTTCGAGCGCTTCCTCGCGGAGCGGGAGGGCGAACTCTGA
- a CDS encoding right-handed parallel beta-helix repeat-containing protein, with protein sequence MRTRPLLLPLLITTLAAGGLTATASTAEAATVVQVSTAAQLKSALTTVGPGDTIRLADGTYTGNFKTTAAGTSSSRITLTGSSKAVLTTTGGGYGLYLNGASHWTVQGITLTGGQKGIMMDTAVGVTIDSVTVHGLDMEGVHFRRSSKDGVVKNSRIYDTGRDGRGMGEGVYVGTAGDLSDNSDRVQILNNTIGPGVGGENVDVKEGTSGTQIIGNTFDGSGLTGAHYDDSWVDVKGNDALVENNTGTHTSNTGYETHTQQPGWGCGTVFRSNTSDLSDDPGALQLAFNITNYQADSCPTTVYASNTVTGGKGLTNIAVTP encoded by the coding sequence ATGCGTACCCGCCCGCTCCTCCTGCCCCTTCTGATCACGACCCTGGCCGCCGGCGGCCTGACCGCGACCGCATCGACCGCCGAAGCCGCCACGGTCGTCCAGGTGTCCACCGCGGCCCAGTTGAAGTCGGCCCTCACCACCGTCGGCCCCGGTGACACCATCCGGCTCGCCGACGGCACGTACACCGGCAACTTCAAGACGACAGCCGCCGGAACGTCCTCGTCCCGGATCACCCTCACCGGTTCGTCCAAGGCCGTCCTCACCACCACCGGCGGCGGCTACGGCCTCTATCTGAACGGGGCCTCGCACTGGACGGTCCAGGGCATCACCCTCACCGGCGGCCAGAAGGGGATCATGATGGACACGGCGGTCGGCGTGACCATCGATTCGGTGACCGTGCACGGCCTGGACATGGAGGGCGTGCACTTCCGCAGGTCCAGCAAGGACGGCGTCGTCAAGAACTCCCGGATCTACGACACCGGCCGCGACGGCCGCGGCATGGGTGAGGGCGTCTACGTCGGCACGGCGGGCGACCTCTCCGACAACAGCGACCGGGTGCAGATCCTGAACAACACCATCGGGCCCGGCGTCGGCGGCGAGAACGTCGACGTCAAGGAGGGCACCAGCGGCACACAGATCATCGGCAACACCTTCGACGGCAGCGGCCTCACCGGCGCCCACTACGACGACTCCTGGGTCGACGTGAAGGGTAACGACGCACTCGTCGAGAACAACACCGGCACCCACACCAGCAACACCGGCTACGAGACCCACACCCAGCAGCCGGGCTGGGGCTGCGGCACGGTCTTCCGCTCCAACACGTCCGACCTGAGCGACGATCCGGGCGCGCTCCAGCTCGCGTTCAACATCACCAACTACCAGGCGGACAGCTGCCCCACCACGGTCTACGCCAGCAACACGGTCACCGGCGGCAAGGGGCTCACCAACATCGCCGTCACCCCGTGA